One Elusimicrobiota bacterium DNA segment encodes these proteins:
- a CDS encoding HD domain-containing protein, translating to MAITNLNFADRELLIFLGAFALMWLAIIYERKRVKIEVNKALEKLKKSQGNLQNLVIDIDGLSSRLTEIHEFTMSAIEIGTKEVLGKAIVDLGCKITHAAAGSVMLIDPSKSELNIIASRGINDQIVNAIKVKLGESISGRAAQTGKAIFVEDVEKDERFLKPNDNLRYTSSSFITMPLRVRDKVLGVLNVNSPDDGKKFEEKDMLLLSVLADQSALLFENIDLYDNIQNFYLEIIQALARTIDAKDSYTHEHADRARKYARLICKKLNLPEPLIRHIEYAALVHDIGKIGIKEEILNKAGKLEPEEEEALRKHPVIGNRIIEPVAFLSPVAPMVHHHHEWYNGEGYPDGLAGEEIPLGSRIVSVIDAYDAMTTDRPYHKAYPKEDAIKELINNRGKQFDPKVVDAFLQALNEEKK from the coding sequence ATGGCTATAACTAATCTGAATTTTGCTGACCGCGAGCTGCTTATTTTTTTGGGCGCTTTTGCGTTAATGTGGTTAGCGATAATTTACGAACGCAAAAGGGTCAAAATAGAAGTAAATAAGGCATTAGAAAAACTTAAAAAATCTCAAGGTAACTTACAAAACTTAGTAATTGATATTGACGGGCTTTCTTCCAGGCTGACGGAAATTCATGAGTTCACAATGTCAGCGATAGAAATCGGAACTAAAGAAGTTCTTGGCAAAGCAATAGTTGATTTGGGCTGTAAAATAACACATGCGGCCGCAGGTTCTGTTATGCTGATAGACCCGTCTAAAAGCGAACTTAACATAATTGCTTCAAGAGGGATAAATGATCAAATCGTGAACGCTATAAAAGTAAAATTGGGAGAAAGCATTTCCGGCAGGGCAGCTCAGACCGGCAAAGCAATTTTTGTTGAAGATGTAGAAAAAGACGAAAGATTCTTAAAGCCTAATGATAATTTACGCTATACTTCAAGTTCTTTCATTACAATGCCGCTTCGGGTACGTGACAAGGTATTAGGCGTATTAAATGTTAATAGCCCGGATGATGGCAAAAAGTTTGAAGAAAAAGATATGCTTCTGTTGTCGGTTCTTGCGGACCAGTCCGCGCTTTTATTTGAAAATATTGATCTCTATGACAACATACAGAACTTTTACTTAGAAATAATACAGGCTCTTGCCCGAACGATAGATGCAAAGGATTCGTATACCCACGAGCATGCCGACCGAGCGCGAAAATATGCCCGTCTGATTTGCAAAAAATTGAATCTGCCCGAACCTCTTATCCGGCATATTGAATATGCGGCCCTGGTGCACGATATAGGAAAAATCGGGATAAAAGAAGAGATTTTAAATAAAGCCGGAAAACTTGAGCCTGAAGAAGAAGAGGCCTTAAGGAAGCACCCGGTAATAGGAAACCGCATAATAGAACCGGTAGCTTTTTTATCTCCGGTTGCCCCGATGGTTCACCATCATCATGAGTGGTATAATGGGGAAGGGTACCCTGACGGTCTTGCAGGGGAAGAAATTCCTTTAGGCTCACGAATTGTCTCGGTGATTGACGCTTATGATGCCATGACGACTGACCGGCCTTATCATAAAGCATATCCAAAAGAAGATGCTATCAAAGAGCTTATAAACAACAGGGGAAAACAGTTTGACCCCAAAGTGGTAGATGCTTTTTTGCAGGCTTTGAATGAAGAAAAGAAATGA